Proteins encoded within one genomic window of Arachis ipaensis cultivar K30076 chromosome B08, Araip1.1, whole genome shotgun sequence:
- the LOC107613904 gene encoding epidermis-specific secreted glycoprotein EP1 encodes MVSSLPYPKTFLLTLLFLSFSIVNALVPKNETFKYVNSGEFGPYIVEYGANYRMISIFSSPFQVGFYNTTPNAFTLALRVGLQRSEQLFRWVWEANRGNPVGEGATFALGADGNLVLAEANGRIAWQTNTTNKDVVAFRLLPNGNMVLIDSKGKFVWQSFDYPTDTLLVGQSLRAQGPSKLVSRLSEKENVNGPYSFVLQPNGLALYYKSKNSPKPIIYGLLSTKNFFFSEKGSLKNVTLVSDPESFSLGFDYYVANPSSSGTRVIALPVNNSTLTYLRLEIDGNIRLYTYFLDVRDGVWKETYTLFDRDSDEESECQLPSRCGNLGLCENNQCVGCPLENGIFGWSKDCIAKSVTSCKASDFHYYKIEGVEHYMTKYNVGDKVSESNCGNKCTKDCKCVGYFYHRENSLCWIAYDLQTLTKVANSTHVGYVKVPNS; translated from the coding sequence ATGGTTTCTTCTTTGCCATACCCCAAAACCTTCCTTCTTACACTTTTGTTCTTATCATTCTCTATAGTCAATGCTCTTGTTCCTAAAAATGAGACATTCAAGTATGTAAACTCAGGTGAGTTTGGCCCTTACATTGTAGAGTATGGTGCCAATTACCGAATGATAAGCATATTCTCCTCTCCTTTCCAAGTTGGTTTCTATAACACCACCCCAAATGCTTTTACCCTAGCGCTTCGCGTTGGCCTCCAGCGATCGGAGCAGCTTTTCCGATGGGTCTGGGAGGCCAACAGAGGCAACCCTGTCGGCGAGGGTGCCACTTTCGCCCTAGGAGCCGACGGGAACCTTGTGTTGGCCGAGGCCAACGGAAGAATTGCATGGCAAACCAACACAACCAACAAGGATGTTGTTGCCTTTAGGTTGCTACCAAATGGTAACATGGTGCTAATTGATTCCAAAGGCAAATTTGTTTGGCAAAGTTTTGATTACCCAACGGATACACTCTTAGTGGGCCAGTCTCTAAGGGCTCAAGGCCCATCAAAATTGGTTAGTAGGCTTTCAGAGAAGGAAAATGTTAATGGGCCCTATAGCTTTGTACTTCAGCCCAATGGGCTAGCCCTATACTACAAGAGCAAAAATTCTCCTAAGCCTATTATCTATGGCCTCCTTTCAactaaaaattttttcttttccgAAAAAGGGTCATTGAAAAACGTGACACTTGTATCCGATCCAGAAAGTTTCAGCCTTGGATTTGACTACTATGTGGCAAATCCTTCTAGTAGTGGCACTAGGGTTATTGCTTTGCCGGTTAATAATAGCACATTGACATACCTTAGGCTTGAAATTGATGGCAACATTAGGTTATACACTTATTTCCTTGATGTGCGTGATGGGGTTTGGAAAGAGACATACACATTGTTTGATAGAGATTCTGATGAAGAAAGTGAGTGTCAATTGCCAAGTAGGTGTGGGAATTTAGGGTTATGTGAAAATAACCAATGTGTTGGTTGTCCTTTGGAGAATGGTATTTTTGGTTGGAGCAAAGATTGCATTGCTAAGAGTGTGACTTCATGCAAGGCTAGTGATTTCCACTACTATAAGATTGAAGGTGTTGAGCATTACATGACCAAGTACAATGTTGGGGATAAGGTAAGTGAGAGCAATTGTGGGAACAAGTGTACCAAGGATTGCAAGTGTGTTGGGTATTTCTATCATAGGGAGAATTCATTGTGTTGGATAGCTTATGATCTACAAACACTTACTAAAGTGGCAAATTCCACACATGTGGGGTATGTCAAGGTGCCTAATAGTTAA
- the LOC107610830 gene encoding uncharacterized protein LOC107610830, producing the protein MSFSSLSSSHHKFLLSLYSDVELKSFEDANQHSNWCSAMKDELDALELNKTWHLIDCPAGVKLVGCKWVYCIKRKLDGSVDQYKACLVAKGFTQTEGVDFLKIFFPIVKPSIIRLVLALASLKHWPIHQLDINNTFLYVDLSEDVYMTLLPGLHLLDRINVVSC; encoded by the coding sequence ATGTCTTTTTCTTCACTTTCATCTTCTCATCATAAGTTTCTTTTATCTCTATATTCTGATGTTGAGCTAAAGTCTTTTGAGGATGCCAATCAACACTCTAATTGGTGTAGTGCTATGAAAGATGAGCTGGATGCTCTTGAGTTAAACAAAACTTGGCATCTTATTGATTGCCCTGCAGGTGTTAAGCTGGTTGGCTGTAAATGGGTCTATTGCATCAAACGCAAGCTTGATGGTTCAGTTGATCAATATAAGGCATGCCTTGTGGCTAAAGGATTCACTCAGACTGAAGGTGTTGATTTCTTGAAAATCTTTTTCCCTATTGTCAAGCCTAGCATCATTAGATTGGTTTTGGCATTGGCCTCTTTGAAGCATTGGCCCATACATCAGTTGGATATCAATAATACTTTCTTGTATGTAGATCTTTCTGAAGATGTTTATATGACTCTGCTACCAGGGTTACATCTCCTCGACCGAATCAATGTTGTAAGCTGCTGA